One Acidobacteriota bacterium DNA window includes the following coding sequences:
- a CDS encoding D-alanine--D-alanine ligase, producing MPDSAEQVDEKWLATWRTEFDVLTALHSLGHETRVLGGVTDLHVVKDTLGDWKPDIVFNLLEQLFGQNTYVPYLLGYLELLDQPFTGCHSDGLFFAYNKPLMKKILAYHRIPVPPFKVFPRGKGARKPRALRYPLFVKSTSEHGSEGIAQASVVTCDEKLRERVEFIHTRLKTDAMAEEYIDGRELYVGVIGNNRLETFPPWEVHFGEMRESSLAIATSKVKWDNQYREKMGVSNGPAAELPPGYDQWISRLSKRIYQVLGFCGYARLDFRLTEDGRLYLIEPNPNPAIGRTEDFAESAAATGLKYEDLIQRILNLGLRNLAARRAA from the coding sequence ATGCCGGATAGCGCCGAACAAGTGGATGAGAAGTGGCTGGCCACGTGGCGCACGGAGTTTGACGTGCTTACCGCGCTCCATTCGCTGGGGCATGAGACGCGCGTGCTGGGCGGCGTTACCGATCTGCACGTGGTGAAAGACACGCTCGGCGACTGGAAGCCGGACATCGTCTTCAATCTCCTTGAGCAGCTCTTCGGTCAAAATACTTACGTTCCCTACCTGCTCGGCTACCTGGAGCTGCTCGATCAACCGTTCACGGGCTGCCACAGCGACGGGCTGTTCTTCGCGTACAACAAGCCGCTGATGAAGAAGATACTCGCCTATCATCGCATCCCCGTGCCGCCCTTCAAGGTATTCCCGCGCGGCAAGGGAGCGCGCAAGCCGCGCGCGTTGCGCTACCCGCTGTTTGTGAAGTCCACTTCCGAGCACGGCTCGGAGGGCATCGCGCAGGCCTCGGTGGTAACCTGCGATGAGAAACTGCGCGAGCGCGTCGAGTTCATCCACACCCGCCTGAAGACCGACGCCATGGCGGAGGAGTACATCGACGGCCGCGAGCTATACGTCGGCGTGATCGGCAACAACCGGCTGGAGACGTTTCCGCCGTGGGAAGTGCATTTCGGCGAGATGCGCGAATCGTCGCTGGCCATCGCCACGTCGAAGGTCAAGTGGGATAACCAGTATCGCGAAAAGATGGGCGTCTCCAATGGCCCCGCCGCGGAACTGCCGCCGGGCTACGACCAGTGGATCAGCCGGTTGAGCAAGCGCATCTATCAGGTGCTGGGATTTTGCGGATACGCGCGCCTGGACTTCCGTCTGACGGAGGACGGACGGCTCTACTTGATCGAGCCCAATCCCAATCCCGCCATCGGGCGTACTGAGGACTTCGCCGAATCAGCCGCCGCCACCGGCTTGAAGTACGAAGACCTCATCCAGCGCATTCTGAACCTGGGCCTGCGCAATCTCGCGGCGCGCCGCGCGGCG